A part of Silvimonas soli genomic DNA contains:
- a CDS encoding HD domain-containing phosphohydrolase has translation MGIFDGTSERRRYPLHIHIAWLFILLIVTYAVVNNWYNDRQSRRMLLASSQELFNQIGGRTGDTVSGLYASTGLAVDLLAREKLARARSLQERLQSLAYLVQALRDQPAITAAYAGYANGDFFLLRRLPTQADLRSTFNPPPDTAFLVQSMEINGGKQDGRFLYFDDHLKLLASRPKPDYQYDPRTRDWYKKALAAGARAITQPYVFFTTHEIGTTFSRRSVDKTSVVGVDVTLAALGGMLAQQRVTEHSELALLDPAGQVLAWRDTGKLVRADRGGSVKLGRVQQMGIPAMSSMMADPARYKGNTGPIELDNGTWYGYLAPVSMPEGDNLLLAVVAPESELLADARELRKETALISVLLLLITVPIAMWVSRLASRPLKALIAQARDIQSMRFDSPLVVNSVVREIHELADAMRRMKLTIAQFRDIGDALADEREFPRLIERILIETVHMADARGGIVYLTEPDGRLVAEQACRADQCMVDTAALPTLVPQMQTQHPAVLADVSGQTQSIWLEADRLNNWFGQLQPFDHNAVAVAIPLINRQEETVGVLVLFIEAAEALRGGHPMLALLEAVSGTAAVAIETQRLIQEQQALLESFIQLVAGAIDAKSPYTGGHCQRVPELTKMLAHAACDTLEGPYKQFSLSDQEWEALHIGAWLHDCGKVTTPEYVVDKATKLETLYDRIHEIRMRFEVLKRDAWIAYWQGVAQGGDAQTLSATREQLLHTLDEEFTFVARCNEGGEVMAKEDIERLYQIGQRTWQRTLDDRIGISYEEHERKSRMPASLLPASMPLLADAPDQVIYRNERDQLPQGYGFEMKVPEYLYNRGELHNLSVSRGTLTEEERYKINEHIVQTIVMLEKLPFPRHLRNVPEIAGGHHEKMDGNGYPRRLKRDEMSPLARMMAIADIFEALTAVDRPYKRGKTLAESIAIMARMRREQHIDGELFELFLRSGVYLHYGQRYLRPEQVDEVDIEAALA, from the coding sequence ATGGGTATTTTCGATGGGACCAGCGAGCGCAGGCGATATCCGCTGCATATTCATATTGCCTGGCTGTTTATCCTGCTGATCGTGACCTATGCAGTGGTCAATAACTGGTACAACGACCGCCAGAGTCGCCGCATGTTATTGGCATCTTCGCAGGAGCTGTTCAACCAGATTGGTGGGCGCACTGGCGATACGGTGTCGGGTCTGTACGCCAGCACCGGGCTGGCGGTGGATTTGCTGGCGCGGGAAAAACTCGCCCGCGCCCGGTCACTCCAAGAGCGTTTGCAAAGCCTGGCTTATCTGGTGCAGGCCTTGCGTGATCAGCCTGCCATCACTGCCGCCTATGCCGGCTACGCCAATGGCGACTTCTTTTTATTGCGCCGCCTGCCCACGCAGGCCGATCTGCGCAGCACGTTCAATCCGCCACCGGATACCGCTTTTCTGGTGCAAAGCATGGAAATCAACGGTGGCAAGCAGGATGGCCGCTTTCTGTATTTTGATGACCACCTGAAACTCCTGGCGAGCCGCCCCAAGCCGGACTATCAATACGACCCACGTACGCGTGACTGGTACAAAAAAGCGTTGGCGGCAGGCGCGCGGGCGATCACGCAGCCGTATGTGTTTTTCACCACGCATGAAATTGGCACGACGTTTTCGCGGCGTAGCGTAGACAAGACTTCGGTTGTTGGCGTGGATGTCACGCTGGCCGCTTTGGGTGGCATGCTGGCGCAGCAACGCGTCACCGAGCACAGCGAGCTGGCTTTGCTCGATCCGGCCGGACAAGTGCTGGCGTGGCGTGATACCGGAAAGCTTGTGCGGGCGGATCGGGGCGGCAGCGTCAAGCTGGGGCGGGTGCAGCAAATGGGTATTCCGGCCATGTCCAGCATGATGGCAGACCCGGCACGCTACAAAGGTAATACCGGCCCGATTGAACTGGATAACGGAACCTGGTACGGCTATCTGGCGCCCGTTTCCATGCCGGAAGGCGACAACTTGCTGCTGGCGGTTGTCGCGCCGGAAAGCGAACTTCTGGCCGATGCCCGCGAGTTGCGCAAAGAAACCGCGCTCATTTCCGTCCTGCTGCTGCTGATTACCGTGCCGATTGCCATGTGGGTATCGCGGCTGGCTTCGCGCCCGCTCAAGGCGTTGATTGCCCAGGCGCGCGATATCCAGTCCATGCGTTTTGATTCGCCGCTGGTTGTGAACTCGGTGGTGCGGGAAATCCACGAACTGGCCGATGCCATGCGCCGCATGAAACTCACCATTGCGCAGTTTCGGGATATTGGTGATGCGCTTGCCGATGAGCGCGAGTTTCCGCGCTTGATAGAACGCATTCTGATCGAAACCGTGCATATGGCGGACGCGCGCGGCGGCATTGTCTATCTGACCGAGCCAGATGGTCGTCTGGTGGCTGAACAAGCCTGTCGGGCAGATCAATGCATGGTTGATACGGCCGCGTTGCCAACGCTGGTGCCGCAAATGCAAACGCAACATCCGGCGGTGCTGGCCGATGTGAGTGGGCAGACGCAATCAATCTGGCTGGAGGCTGATCGGCTCAATAACTGGTTCGGGCAATTGCAGCCGTTTGATCACAACGCCGTGGCCGTGGCGATTCCGCTTATCAATCGCCAGGAAGAAACGGTTGGCGTATTGGTGTTGTTTATCGAAGCCGCCGAGGCGCTGCGTGGTGGGCATCCGATGCTGGCGCTGCTGGAGGCTGTATCCGGCACAGCTGCTGTCGCCATTGAAACCCAGCGGCTGATCCAGGAGCAGCAAGCGCTGCTGGAGTCATTCATTCAACTGGTTGCCGGAGCTATCGATGCCAAAAGTCCATACACCGGCGGCCACTGCCAACGCGTACCGGAGCTGACCAAAATGCTGGCGCACGCCGCCTGCGATACGCTTGAAGGCCCTTACAAGCAGTTCTCGCTGAGTGATCAGGAATGGGAGGCGCTGCACATTGGCGCGTGGCTGCACGATTGCGGCAAAGTGACCACGCCCGAGTACGTGGTCGACAAAGCCACCAAGCTGGAAACACTCTACGACCGCATTCACGAAATCCGCATGCGTTTTGAAGTGCTCAAGCGCGATGCATGGATTGCCTATTGGCAAGGCGTTGCACAAGGTGGCGACGCGCAAACGCTGAGCGCCACCCGCGAGCAATTGCTGCATACGCTGGATGAAGAGTTCACCTTTGTCGCTCGCTGCAATGAGGGCGGCGAGGTCATGGCCAAAGAGGATATCGAGCGGCTATATCAGATCGGCCAGCGCACTTGGCAACGTACGCTGGATGACCGCATCGGTATTTCGTATGAAGAACACGAACGCAAGTCGCGCATGCCGGCATCGCTGCTCCCGGCCAGCATGCCGTTACTGGCGGATGCGCCGGATCAGGTGATTTACCGCAACGAGCGCGACCAGTTGCCGCAGGGCTACGGCTTTGAGATGAAGGTGCCGGAGTATCTCTATAACCGTGGCGAGCTGCATAACCTGTCGGTGAGTCGTGGCACGCTGACCGAAGAAGAGCGCTACAAGATCAACGAGCACATCGTGCAAACCATTGTGATGCTGGAGAAACTGCCTTTCCCGCGCCATTTGCGTAACGTGCCGGAGATTGCCGGTGGACATCACGAAAAAATGGATGGCAACGGCTACCCACGCCGGCTCAAGCGCGACGAAATGAGCCCGCTGGCACGAATGATGGCGATTGCCGATATCTTCGAGGCACTCACGGCAGTGGACCGTCCCTACAAGCGCGGTAAAACCCTGGCCGAATCCATCGCCATCATGGCGCGCATGCGCCGTGAACAACATATCGATGGCGAGTTGTTTGAGCTGTTTTTACGCTCAGGCGTCTACCTGCATTACGGCCAGCGGTATTTGCGGCCGGAACAAGTGGATGAGGTGGATATTGAGGCAGCGCTGGCGTAG
- a CDS encoding pyridoxal phosphate-dependent aminotransferase, whose amino-acid sequence MQLSNRVLAIKESPTLAITAKAGKLKAEGRDVIALAAGEPDFDTPDHIKAAAIEAINRGFTKYTPVSGTPGLKKAIIDKFKRDNGVDYAANQILVSVGGKQSFFNLCQAFINPGDEVIVPAPYWVSYPDIVLIAEGKPVIVACGIEQGFKLTPAQLQAAITPKTKMLVLNSPSNPTGAVYSLEELKALGEVLKQHPDILIASDDMYEHVMLGTTRFYNILNACPELYEQTILLNGVSKAYSMTGWRIGYAGGPAKLIKAMENIQSQSTSNPTSISQVAAEAALVGSQDCIKPMLVAFNERHQFVVQRFNSIRGLKCLTAGGAFYAFVDAREAIKTLTAEGKLAEATDMALGAYLLETQDVAVVPGSAFGAEGYFRISFATSMQNLEKALARIEKALS is encoded by the coding sequence GTGCAGCTCTCGAATCGTGTTCTTGCCATCAAGGAATCGCCGACCCTTGCCATCACCGCCAAAGCGGGCAAGCTCAAAGCAGAGGGCCGCGATGTGATTGCGCTGGCAGCTGGCGAACCAGACTTCGACACCCCGGATCACATCAAGGCAGCGGCGATTGAAGCTATTAACCGTGGCTTTACCAAATACACCCCGGTATCGGGCACGCCCGGGCTGAAGAAAGCCATTATTGATAAATTCAAACGCGATAACGGCGTGGATTACGCAGCCAACCAGATTCTGGTGTCGGTGGGTGGCAAGCAAAGTTTCTTCAACTTGTGCCAGGCGTTTATCAACCCGGGCGATGAAGTGATCGTGCCCGCGCCGTACTGGGTGTCGTATCCGGATATCGTGCTGATTGCCGAAGGTAAACCGGTCATCGTGGCCTGCGGCATTGAACAGGGCTTCAAGCTGACGCCAGCGCAATTGCAAGCTGCAATTACCCCCAAGACCAAAATGCTGGTCTTGAACAGCCCGTCCAATCCGACCGGTGCGGTTTACTCGCTGGAAGAACTCAAGGCACTGGGCGAAGTGCTGAAACAACATCCGGACATCCTGATCGCCTCGGATGATATGTATGAACACGTGATGCTGGGCACCACGCGCTTTTACAACATCCTCAATGCCTGCCCGGAACTGTATGAGCAGACCATTTTGCTCAATGGTGTTTCCAAAGCGTATTCGATGACGGGCTGGCGCATTGGTTACGCGGGCGGCCCGGCCAAGCTGATCAAGGCCATGGAAAACATCCAGTCACAATCGACTTCTAACCCGACTTCGATCTCGCAAGTTGCGGCCGAAGCGGCGCTGGTGGGTAGCCAGGACTGCATCAAGCCAATGCTGGTGGCTTTCAACGAGCGCCATCAGTTTGTGGTGCAGCGCTTCAACAGCATCCGCGGCCTGAAGTGCCTGACCGCAGGTGGTGCGTTCTACGCCTTCGTCGATGCGCGCGAAGCCATCAAAACGCTGACTGCAGAAGGCAAGCTGGCCGAAGCCACCGATATGGCGCTGGGCGCGTACTTGCTGGAAACACAAGACGTCGCCGTCGTGCCAGGCTCGGCGTTTGGCGCAGAGGGTTATTTCCGGATCTCGTTTGCGACCAGCATGCAGAACCTGGAAAAAGCACTGGCGCGCATTGAAAAGGCACTGAGCTAA
- a CDS encoding 2OG-Fe(II) oxygenase: MEKITNISPDWQKWIVDNLGRGCTAQSLIDVMVEKNFDPMFANAIVFHFSTTHKGGVSPVLAAQPVAQPAVASNGVKERIAANSYRYETPRFKPGNFIQTNDRVVQVVSRVEKPYIAVLDNVFSHEECDELVKLSQARLKRSTIVDPKTGQDAVIEERTSFGTFFHVNENEFIARLDRRISEVMSWPVENGEGLQILNYKVGGEYKPHFDYFPESDPGSRVHLDRGGQRVSTLIVYLNDVEDGGSTVFPELGLTVGPKKGAAVYFEYTNSSGQVDPMTLHGGLPVLKGEKWIVTKWMRQRRFG, encoded by the coding sequence ATGGAAAAAATCACCAATATTTCGCCAGACTGGCAGAAGTGGATCGTCGACAACCTCGGTCGTGGCTGTACCGCACAATCGCTGATTGACGTGATGGTCGAAAAAAACTTCGACCCCATGTTTGCCAATGCCATTGTGTTTCATTTCTCCACCACCCATAAGGGCGGCGTGTCTCCGGTGCTTGCCGCACAACCGGTAGCGCAACCGGCAGTGGCCAGTAACGGTGTCAAAGAGCGCATCGCTGCAAACAGTTACCGCTACGAAACGCCACGCTTCAAGCCGGGCAACTTTATCCAGACTAATGACCGGGTGGTGCAGGTCGTCAGCCGCGTGGAGAAACCTTATATTGCCGTGCTCGATAACGTATTCAGCCATGAAGAATGCGATGAACTGGTGAAGTTGTCGCAAGCCCGGCTCAAGCGCTCCACCATTGTTGATCCGAAAACCGGCCAGGATGCGGTGATTGAAGAGCGCACCAGTTTTGGTACATTTTTTCATGTGAACGAAAACGAATTTATCGCTCGCCTGGATCGGCGCATCTCCGAGGTCATGAGCTGGCCGGTCGAGAATGGCGAGGGCCTGCAGATTCTCAATTACAAGGTGGGCGGGGAATACAAGCCGCATTTCGATTACTTCCCCGAAAGCGATCCGGGTAGTCGCGTGCATCTGGATCGTGGCGGGCAGCGTGTTTCCACGTTGATTGTTTATCTGAATGATGTGGAAGATGGCGGTAGCACGGTGTTCCCGGAACTGGGTCTTACCGTGGGGCCAAAGAAAGGCGCTGCCGTGTACTTTGAATACACCAACAGTAGCGGCCAGGTTGACCCAATGACCCTGCATGGCGGGCTGCCGGTGCTCAAAGGCGAGAAGTGGATTGTCACCAAGTGGATGCGCCAGCGTCGCTTTGGCTAA
- the purB gene encoding adenylosuccinate lyase, with translation MDLSALTALSPLDGRYEKQLADLRPFFSEYALIKHRVTVEIAWLKALAAEPAITEIAPFSPATIAELDQAVAQFSIEHAMEVKTIERTTNHDVKAVEYWMKERLSGNHEVSAANEFIHFACTSEDINNLSHGLMLKAARDSVTLPKLREITAKLKDLAHELADAAMMSRTHGQPATPTTMGKEMANVAYRLERQLARLEKVEVLGKINGAVGNYNAHLSAYPEIDWEQFCRSFVESLGLTFNPYTIQIEPHDYMSELYDTVSRINTILIDLNRDIWGYISLGFFKQRVNKNEVGSSTMPHKVNPIDFENAEGNLGLANAMLTHLSQKLPISRWQRDLTDSTVLRNMGVGLGYAQLGYASCLKGLNKLLADRQAMLDDLNDNWEVLAEPIQTVMRRYGVPNPYEQLKELTRGKSGITKEALAVFIDGLAIPDSEKTRLKALTPWTYIGTAVELANRI, from the coding sequence ATGGATCTCTCTGCACTGACCGCGCTTTCCCCCCTCGACGGCCGTTACGAAAAGCAATTGGCCGATCTGCGTCCGTTTTTCAGCGAATACGCACTCATCAAACACCGCGTCACTGTTGAGATCGCGTGGCTTAAGGCACTGGCAGCTGAACCCGCCATTACCGAGATCGCGCCGTTCTCGCCCGCGACCATTGCCGAGCTTGATCAGGCGGTAGCGCAGTTCTCGATTGAGCACGCGATGGAAGTCAAAACCATCGAGCGCACCACCAATCACGATGTGAAAGCCGTTGAATACTGGATGAAAGAACGTTTGTCCGGTAATCACGAAGTGTCTGCCGCAAACGAGTTCATTCACTTTGCGTGTACTTCGGAAGACATCAACAATCTGTCGCACGGCCTGATGCTCAAAGCTGCGCGTGATTCGGTCACGCTGCCCAAGCTGCGTGAAATCACCGCCAAACTCAAAGATCTGGCGCATGAACTGGCCGATGCCGCCATGATGAGCCGCACCCACGGTCAACCGGCGACGCCGACCACCATGGGTAAAGAAATGGCCAACGTGGCCTACCGCCTGGAACGCCAGCTGGCACGCCTGGAAAAAGTGGAAGTGCTGGGCAAGATTAACGGTGCGGTGGGCAACTACAACGCACACTTGTCGGCCTATCCGGAAATCGACTGGGAACAATTCTGCCGCAGCTTCGTCGAAAGCCTGGGTTTGACATTCAACCCGTACACAATCCAGATTGAACCGCACGACTACATGAGTGAGTTGTACGACACCGTATCGCGCATCAACACGATTCTGATCGACTTGAATCGCGACATCTGGGGTTACATCTCGCTGGGCTTCTTCAAGCAGCGCGTAAACAAGAATGAAGTTGGCAGTTCGACCATGCCGCACAAGGTTAACCCGATCGACTTCGAAAACGCCGAAGGCAATCTGGGTCTGGCCAATGCGATGTTGACGCACCTGTCGCAAAAATTGCCAATCTCGCGCTGGCAACGTGACCTGACCGATTCCACCGTGTTGCGTAATATGGGCGTCGGTCTGGGTTATGCACAATTGGGTTATGCGTCATGCCTGAAGGGTTTGAACAAGCTGCTGGCGGATCGCCAGGCGATGCTGGACGACCTGAATGACAACTGGGAAGTACTGGCCGAGCCAATCCAGACCGTCATGCGGCGTTATGGCGTGCCTAATCCGTACGAGCAGTTGAAAGAACTGACACGCGGCAAGAGTGGCATTACCAAGGAAGCGCTGGCCGTGTTTATCGATGGTCTGGCTATTCCAGACAGCGAAAAGACACGACTGAAGGCGCTGACGCCATGGACGTACATCGGTACAGCCGTTGAGCTGGCCAACCGGATCTGA
- a CDS encoding YdgA family protein: MILNQGEIYPVKRKVLVGGTLAVVLLGAAYVGSSWMAGRSVQDTLEKQNQWLSSLPYFIVKNREYHRGWFSSTEKTTLQINPQLYRFFLEKEGEPLPTFEVTYTQNIQHGPLPLLSHFNPHPYKAVVTTDFQFSPETQKTLSRFFGTQKPISIENRISFNDDGLMTIKVPSFDYEEAISGVKAKWQGLNATLDYGGDFNRVKLIATAPGLSGEAKGKGQFMATDMTFESDHVRGKTGLMIGTSSAKIADFTLDMPGDNPFKLGLHNLSYDGKLAENGELIDGSAHFMLEKLVLNDQPYGPAELLAEANHLHGPTLAKLGDEFNRLQKQQLTREQLSSELMKLAKAEGMPLLTHDPRLAIRKLDIKLPDSSIHFSGEVGLQGFKPEDLDQPAVFMRKLVAKADFNVPRKVISTVVTWQARNMFGNADNGVSQADLDYLAGQFVEGQLDRMSEQKLIRVDGDTISATASLEGGKFILNGANVPLPWEQVQHAVAGAATEAEKPAKVEASK, encoded by the coding sequence ATGATATTGAATCAAGGGGAGATTTACCCGGTGAAACGCAAAGTACTGGTTGGCGGCACGCTTGCCGTTGTGCTGCTGGGCGCGGCTTATGTCGGCAGCTCGTGGATGGCCGGACGCTCGGTGCAAGACACCCTCGAAAAGCAGAACCAGTGGCTTTCCAGCCTGCCGTACTTCATCGTCAAAAACCGCGAATATCATCGCGGCTGGTTCTCTTCCACTGAAAAAACCACACTGCAAATCAATCCGCAGTTGTATCGCTTTTTCCTGGAAAAGGAAGGCGAACCGCTGCCGACCTTTGAAGTGACCTACACCCAGAATATCCAGCACGGCCCGCTGCCGCTGCTAAGCCACTTCAATCCGCATCCATACAAGGCAGTGGTTACTACGGATTTCCAGTTCTCTCCGGAAACCCAGAAAACACTGTCGCGCTTCTTTGGCACGCAAAAACCGATCAGCATTGAAAACCGCATCAGCTTCAACGACGATGGCCTGATGACGATCAAGGTGCCATCGTTTGACTATGAAGAAGCGATTTCCGGCGTCAAAGCCAAATGGCAAGGCTTGAACGCCACGCTGGATTACGGCGGCGATTTCAATCGCGTCAAACTGATCGCCACCGCCCCCGGCCTGAGCGGCGAAGCCAAGGGCAAAGGTCAGTTTATGGCCACCGACATGACCTTCGAGTCCGATCATGTGCGCGGCAAAACCGGCCTGATGATTGGTACCTCGTCCGCCAAAATTGCGGACTTCACGCTGGATATGCCAGGCGACAACCCGTTCAAGCTGGGATTACACAACCTGAGCTATGACGGCAAGCTGGCCGAAAATGGCGAATTGATCGACGGCAGCGCTCACTTCATGCTGGAAAAGCTGGTCCTGAACGATCAGCCTTATGGCCCGGCCGAATTGCTGGCTGAAGCCAACCACTTGCACGGCCCGACGCTGGCCAAGCTGGGCGACGAATTCAACCGTCTGCAAAAACAGCAATTGACCCGCGAGCAGCTGTCGAGCGAGTTGATGAAGCTGGCTAAAGCCGAAGGCATGCCACTGCTGACGCATGACCCGCGCCTGGCCATTCGCAAGCTGGATATCAAACTGCCTGATAGCAGCATTCATTTCAGCGGCGAAGTGGGCCTGCAAGGCTTCAAGCCAGAAGACCTGGATCAGCCGGCGGTGTTCATGCGCAAGCTGGTGGCGAAGGCGGATTTCAATGTGCCACGTAAAGTCATTTCGACTGTCGTGACCTGGCAAGCGCGCAATATGTTTGGCAACGCCGATAACGGCGTGTCACAAGCGGATCTGGACTACCTGGCCGGCCAGTTTGTTGAAGGCCAGCTGGACCGCATGTCCGAACAAAAGCTGATCCGCGTCGATGGCGACACCATTTCCGCAAC